The following are encoded in a window of Carya illinoinensis cultivar Pawnee chromosome 15, C.illinoinensisPawnee_v1, whole genome shotgun sequence genomic DNA:
- the LOC122296818 gene encoding disease resistance protein Roq1-like, whose product MAFQLGASSSSLSSSPSIHPRNHHVILSFRGKDVRLKFISHLNQVLRQSGIMTYMDDGDLERGEQISSEHFKAIEESSISITVLSKNLQNSNAKSKIHGDLRKKLDIYDADRGVNVIQDRLRFKKVLLILDDVDGLDQLKKLAGDRTWFGLGSRIIITTTDQKLLKIFEVDSNYDLKLLDENEALRLFSLHAFKKDKPLDKYVKLSKVIKYAQGLPLALIVLGSDLKDQSIHQWKSALDKYKSIPPKNIQSVLQISYDGLDDNDKEMFLDIAFFQRRTFG is encoded by the exons ATGGCCTTTCAATTAGgagcttcttcctcttctttatcttcatctCCTTCTATCCATCCAAGGAATCATCATGTAATCTTGAGCTTTAGAGGTAAAGATGTTCGCCTCAAGTTTATTTCTCATCTAAACCAAGTTTTACGTCAAAGTGGAATCATGACTTACATGGATGATGGCGACCTTGAGAGAGGAGAGCAAATTTCATCAGAACATTTTAAAGCTATTGAAGAGTCAAGCATTTCGATCACTGTACTTTCTAAAAATTtgcaaaattcaaatgcaaaatCCAAAATCCATGG AGATCTTAGGAAAAAATTGGATATTTATGATGCTGATAGAGGAGTCAATGTGATTCAGGATAGACTTCGCTTTAAAAAGGTTCTactaattcttgatgatgtggatggGTTGGACCAACTAAAAAAATTAGCTGGAGATCGCACTTGGTTTGGTTTAGGAAGTAGAATCATCATAACAACAACAGATCAAAAGTTACTAAAAATCTTTGAAGTTGATTCAAACTACGATTTGAAGCTCTTGGATGAAAATGAAGCTCTTCGGCTCTTTAGCTTGCATGCTTTCAAAAAAGACAAACCACTTGATAAGTATGTAAAACTCTctaaagtaataaaatatgctCAGGGTCTTCCATTGGCTTTAATAGTGCTAGGATCAGATCTAAAAGACCAAAGTATACATCAATGGAAAAGTGCATTGGATAAGTATAAAAGCATTCCCCCCAAAAATATTCAGAGTGTACTTCAAATAAGTTATGATGGTTTGGATGATAATGACAAGGAAATGTTCCTTGATATTGCCTTTTTTCAAAGGAGAACCTTTGGCtaa
- the LOC122297352 gene encoding disease resistance protein TAO1-like: protein MKRLRVLINRNASFSSGPNYLCNELRVLDWFEYPLQSLPPDFHGNKLIIFKIRGAFIRELSFIREFKNMTIMEFHDCNCLTKLPDVSSIPNLKNLKAINCENLVEVHNSVGSLKNLCHLSFFGCSKLRILPTSLKLRSLRTLNLSGCLSLRSFPEIDCEMKSLTTLALPYWSAVEELPLSIGNLTRFDESFLRGCKNLKHLPINIILRLQHLRRLGGCTNLPMEEKISSNEGQLQELARPTNSSNGSSVLQVLNRQNCFQSESNFFPISSFFTMFNSSATLTNLDRSTFVSLPTSIKGFVALIELYLKDCKKLEEIAELPPNIANVFVEGCQSLERFPEVSRILEFNGSHIRSLGFIGLEGCNKMHEKIWNYKVPNPLLWKGHYNATVLPENEIPECLWYQKEFLGNKIAKRGDDDVQLKGNEEWVINIEGPHHLEDISGIVIYVLSILFLMLR, encoded by the exons ATGAAAAGACTTAGAGTGCTTATCAATCGTAATGCAAGTTTTTCAAGTGGACCTAATTATCTCTGCAACGAATTAAGAGTACTAGATTGGTTTGAATATCCGCTACAATCTTTGCCACCCGATTTCCATGGAAATAAACTCATTATCTTTAAAATCCGTGGTGCCTTCATCAGGGAGTTAAGCTTCATCAGGGAGTTTAAG AATATGACAATTATGGAATTTCATGATTGTAATTGCTTAACAAAACTTCCTGATGTTTCAAGCATCCCAAATTTGAAGAACTTGAAGGCCATAAATTGTGAAAATTTAGTTGAGGTGCATAATTCCGTAGGATCCTTGAAGAATCTTTGTCACTTGAGTTTTTTCGGATGCTCTAAACTCAGAATTCTTCCAACAAGCCTCAAGTTGAGATCTTTACGCACCCTTAATCTTAGTGGTTGCTTAAGCCTTCGTAGCTTTCCTGAAATTGATTGTGAAATGAAATCTTTAACTACATTAGCTCTACCATATTGGAGTGCAGTAGAAGAACTACCATTATCAATTGGCAATCTTACTAGATTTGATGAATCTTTTCTACGTGGCTGCAAAAACCTTAAGCATCTCCCAATTAACATTATTCTTCGGTTGCAACATTTGAGAAGGCTTGGGGGTTGTACAAATCTCCCAATGGAAGAAAAGATTTCATCGAATGAAGGACAACTCCAGGAATTGGCGCGTCCAACAAATTCAAGCAATGGAAGCAGTGTGTTACAAGTGTTGAATCGTCAAAATTGTTTCCAATCAGAATCAAATTTCTTTCCAATATCAAGTTTCTTTACCATGTTTAATTCTTCGGCCACTTTGACTAATTTAGATCGAAGTACATTTGTAAGCCTTCCCACGAGTATCAAAGGATTTGTTGCACTTATTGAGCTCTACTTGAAAGATTGCaagaaacttgaagaaattGCAGAACTTCCACCAAATATAGCAAATGTATTTGTTGAAGGATGTCAGTCGTTAGAAAGATTTCCAGAAGTATCAAGAATATTGGAATTCAATGGAAGCCACATTAGATCGCTGGGTTTTATTGGCTTGGAGGGCTGCAACAAAATGCATGAGAAGATTTGGAATTATAAAGTGCCAAATCCATTACTGTGGAAG GGACATTATAATGCTACTGTGTTACCAGAAAATGAGATTCCAGAGTGCTTATGGTATCAGAAAGAATTTTTAGGAAATAAAATTGCTAAGAGAGGAGATGATGATGTCCAAttgaaaggaaatgaagaaTGGGTAATAAATATTGAGGGGCCACACCATTTGGAGGATATAAGCGGAATTGTAATATATGTCTTGAGTATTTTGTTCCTGATGTTAAGATAA